A single region of the Halorussus gelatinilyticus genome encodes:
- a CDS encoding potassium channel family protein — MVALTSPVSAVSVAANQVSPAPLQLAGDLQLFYLVVGVTLAVAGAVDLLWTTLWIDGGAGPLTTPLMVWTWRGLQSLRRGQSRLLSLSGPLILAMTLTMWVVLLWAGWTFIFASGTNALNYTRGAEPVSWIGRIYFVAYTMFTMGNGDFSPTSGVWQIVTALANGSGMILITLSVTYLINVLQAVVNARSFASSVQGIAECSEAFVRTGWDGENFDEHAIPLDTFASKLSTVAAQHKAFPILHYYRSSRRQQATPMAVGVFDDALTMLRFGVDPEHRPNEPLLETGRSSVQSYLQSVYSLPIRPSDRPPSAPNLDVVREEGVPTVSDEEFDGRLADLSDRRRRVLGIVESQAWQWPSQREP; from the coding sequence ATGGTCGCGCTCACTTCGCCCGTCTCGGCAGTTAGCGTCGCCGCGAATCAGGTATCGCCCGCCCCACTACAACTCGCAGGTGACCTACAACTGTTCTACCTCGTCGTCGGTGTCACTCTCGCCGTCGCCGGGGCCGTGGACCTCCTCTGGACGACGCTCTGGATCGACGGCGGCGCGGGTCCGCTTACCACGCCGCTGATGGTCTGGACGTGGCGAGGACTTCAGAGCCTCCGACGGGGACAGTCTCGCCTACTCAGTCTCTCCGGGCCCCTGATACTCGCGATGACCCTCACGATGTGGGTCGTTCTCCTCTGGGCCGGCTGGACGTTCATCTTTGCCAGCGGTACGAACGCGCTCAATTACACCCGCGGTGCCGAGCCCGTGAGCTGGATCGGTCGGATCTACTTCGTCGCCTACACCATGTTCACGATGGGTAACGGTGACTTCTCCCCCACGTCCGGCGTCTGGCAGATCGTCACCGCCCTCGCCAACGGAAGCGGGATGATACTGATCACCCTGAGCGTCACGTACCTCATCAACGTCCTTCAGGCGGTCGTCAACGCGCGTTCGTTCGCGAGTAGCGTTCAGGGTATCGCCGAGTGCAGCGAGGCGTTCGTCCGGACGGGATGGGACGGCGAGAACTTCGACGAACACGCCATTCCGCTGGACACGTTCGCGTCGAAACTGAGCACGGTCGCGGCCCAGCACAAGGCGTTTCCGATACTTCACTACTACCGAAGCAGTCGCCGACAGCAGGCGACGCCGATGGCCGTCGGCGTGTTCGACGACGCGCTGACGATGCTCCGTTTCGGCGTCGACCCGGAACACCGTCCGAACGAGCCCCTGCTCGAAACCGGTCGGTCGAGCGTGCAGAGCTACCTTCAATCGGTCTACAGCCTCCCGATTCGGCCCAGCGACCGACCGCCGTCGGCCCCGAACCTCGATGTCGTCCGCGAAGAGGGCGTCCCGACCGTCTCCGACGAGGAGTTCGACGGTAGGCTCGCGGACCTCTCGGACCGACGCCGACGAGTCCTCGGTATCGTGGAATCGCAGGCGTGGCAGTGGCCCTCCCAGCGCGAGCCCTGA
- a CDS encoding S9 family peptidase — MTENVKRYFTARQTVAPTLSPDGDLAFLADTTGTAQVWTTDGAGAWPRQRTFYDERVSFVSWSPAGGAVVFGKDAGADEHDQLFRLDPATNAVEQLTDDPDAIHSWGAWHPDGDRIAFAANREDAARFDVYAMDADGGDPELLAESDEEGFLEVEAWDGDRLVVRRSRASSDDDLFVVDGETGERRRVTPHDGHVRYRQPVFGPDGDALYCLSDANADAKELVRIDLDSLTAETVVSGGEWSIDRFALDADSGRLALTRNVDGYAELRVGRLTDAADATLADADVPEGVVHDLTVGPAGERVAATVSAPDLNHSVFVADLSAGGASEDGPVPTERWTRPSPGGVELDAYAAPDLVRYETFDDRQIPAYFTLPDGVDGGSATDEVPVVVDIHGGPHHQRRPWFRPIRQYLLDAGYAVFEPNVRGSSGYGKEYAALDDVEKRMDSVRDIAEAVEWLRDRPEIDPDGVVAYGRSYGGFMVLAAVTEFPDLWAAAVDFVGIANWETFLENTGDWRRSHREAEYGSLADDREFLESISPIHSADEIRCPLFVQHGANDPRVPVGEARQIAEEVREQGVPVETLIFEDEGHHTTKLDNRIEMFERIAAFLDEHVR, encoded by the coding sequence GTGACAGAGAACGTCAAGCGGTACTTCACGGCACGGCAGACGGTCGCGCCGACGCTCTCGCCCGACGGCGACCTCGCGTTTCTGGCCGACACGACCGGCACGGCGCAGGTCTGGACCACCGACGGGGCGGGCGCGTGGCCCCGCCAGCGCACCTTCTACGACGAGCGCGTCTCGTTCGTCTCGTGGTCGCCCGCGGGCGGCGCTGTCGTCTTCGGGAAGGACGCCGGCGCGGACGAACACGACCAACTGTTCCGACTCGACCCCGCGACCAACGCCGTCGAGCAGTTGACCGACGACCCCGACGCCATCCACAGTTGGGGCGCGTGGCACCCCGACGGCGACCGCATCGCGTTCGCGGCCAACCGGGAGGACGCGGCGCGGTTCGACGTGTACGCGATGGACGCGGACGGCGGCGACCCGGAACTCCTCGCCGAGAGCGACGAGGAGGGCTTTCTGGAAGTCGAGGCGTGGGACGGCGACCGCCTCGTCGTCCGGCGCTCGCGGGCGAGTTCCGACGACGACCTCTTCGTCGTGGACGGAGAGACCGGCGAGCGCCGCCGCGTCACGCCCCACGACGGTCACGTGCGCTACCGCCAGCCAGTGTTCGGTCCCGACGGCGACGCGCTCTACTGCCTGAGCGACGCCAACGCCGACGCGAAGGAACTGGTCCGAATCGACCTCGACTCGCTCACCGCCGAGACGGTCGTTTCCGGCGGGGAGTGGAGCATCGACCGGTTCGCGCTCGACGCCGACTCGGGCCGCCTCGCGCTGACCCGAAACGTGGACGGCTACGCGGAGTTGCGAGTCGGACGGCTGACCGACGCCGCGGACGCGACGCTCGCCGACGCCGACGTTCCCGAGGGCGTCGTCCACGACCTCACTGTCGGCCCGGCGGGCGAGCGCGTCGCCGCGACCGTCTCGGCCCCGGACCTGAACCACTCCGTCTTCGTCGCGGACCTGAGTGCGGGAGGGGCGAGCGAGGACGGTCCGGTCCCGACCGAGCGCTGGACCCGACCCTCTCCCGGCGGCGTCGAGTTGGATGCTTACGCCGCGCCCGACCTCGTGCGCTACGAAACGTTCGACGACAGGCAGATTCCTGCGTACTTCACGCTCCCCGACGGTGTAGACGGAGGGTCCGCGACCGATGAGGTCCCCGTCGTCGTGGACATCCACGGCGGCCCGCACCACCAGCGTCGGCCGTGGTTCCGGCCCATTCGCCAGTACCTGCTGGACGCCGGGTACGCCGTCTTCGAGCCGAACGTCCGCGGGTCGTCGGGCTACGGGAAGGAGTACGCCGCGCTCGACGACGTGGAGAAGCGCATGGATTCGGTCCGTGACATCGCCGAAGCCGTCGAGTGGCTCCGCGACCGCCCCGAAATCGACCCCGACGGCGTGGTCGCCTACGGCCGGTCCTACGGCGGATTCATGGTGCTGGCGGCCGTCACCGAGTTCCCTGACCTCTGGGCCGCGGCGGTGGACTTCGTGGGCATCGCCAACTGGGAGACCTTCCTCGAGAACACGGGCGACTGGCGGCGCTCGCACCGCGAAGCCGAGTACGGGTCGCTCGCCGACGACCGCGAGTTCCTCGAATCCATCAGCCCCATCCACTCGGCCGACGAGATTCGGTGTCCCCTCTTCGTCCAGCACGGCGCGAACGACCCCCGCGTCCCGGTCGGCGAGGCCCGGCAAATCGCCGAGGAGGTCCGAGAACAGGGCGTCCCGGTCGAGACGCTCATCTTCGAGGACGAGGGCCATCACACCACGAAACTGGACAACCGAATCGAGATGTTCGAGCGAATCGCGGCGTTCCTGGACGAACACGTCCGGTGA
- the tpiA gene encoding triose-phosphate isomerase — translation MKVVVNLKAYPCDSVEVATAARDVSEESGVPIAVAPQAAHLERVAETGVETWAQHVSPVEHGSHTGSTLAEAAAEAGATGTMLNHSERRLKLADIDTALAAAERVGLETCICANNPDQIGAVAGLGPDAVAVEPPELIGTGTPVSKADPDIVTDAVAAAEDADDSVAVYCGAGISTGEDLTAAQELGAEGVLLASGVAKADDPKAALEDLVAPL, via the coding sequence ATGAAAGTCGTCGTCAACCTCAAGGCGTACCCGTGCGATTCGGTCGAAGTCGCCACCGCCGCCCGCGACGTGAGCGAGGAGTCCGGCGTCCCCATCGCCGTCGCGCCGCAGGCCGCGCACCTCGAACGCGTCGCCGAGACCGGCGTCGAGACGTGGGCACAGCACGTCAGCCCCGTCGAACACGGTAGTCACACCGGTTCGACGCTCGCCGAGGCCGCGGCCGAGGCGGGCGCGACCGGGACGATGCTCAACCACTCCGAGCGCCGCCTCAAACTCGCGGACATCGACACCGCGCTCGCGGCCGCCGAGCGCGTCGGCCTCGAAACGTGTATCTGCGCGAACAACCCCGACCAAATCGGTGCCGTGGCGGGTCTCGGTCCAGACGCCGTGGCGGTCGAACCGCCGGAACTCATCGGCACCGGCACGCCGGTCAGCAAGGCCGACCCCGATATCGTGACCGACGCCGTCGCGGCCGCCGAGGACGCCGACGACTCGGTGGCGGTCTACTGCGGCGCGGGCATCTCGACCGGCGAGGACCTGACCGCCGCGCAGGAGTTGGGCGCGGAGGGCGTCCTGCTGGCCAGCGGCGTGGCGAAGGCCGACGACCCGAAGGCAGCGTTGGAGGACTTGGTGGCACCGCTGTAG
- a CDS encoding multiprotein bridging factor aMBF1, with protein sequence MVQCEMCGAETSSPKTIKVEGAELDVCDNCSDFGTEVKTQDAGSSSTKYSTSSSSSSSSSSSSSTSSSSSQSRRSDMFDDMDELAQDYDDRIRNARENTGMSQEDLADELNEKASLIRKLERGDVLPSDEVQTKLERELDISLTAGGSGDDDEEWSGGSSTGEYTLGDVVKRKD encoded by the coding sequence ATGGTTCAGTGTGAGATGTGCGGTGCCGAGACGAGTTCCCCCAAGACCATCAAGGTCGAGGGGGCCGAGTTGGACGTCTGCGACAACTGCTCGGACTTCGGGACCGAGGTCAAGACGCAGGACGCCGGGTCTTCGTCTACCAAGTACTCGACCAGTTCGTCGTCTTCCAGTAGCTCTTCCTCGTCGTCGAGTACGTCTTCGAGTTCCTCGCAGTCGCGGCGCTCGGACATGTTCGACGACATGGACGAACTCGCCCAAGACTACGACGACCGTATCCGGAACGCCCGCGAGAACACCGGGATGAGTCAGGAGGACCTCGCCGACGAACTCAACGAGAAGGCCAGCCTCATCCGCAAGCTCGAACGGGGCGACGTGCTCCCGAGCGACGAGGTTCAGACAAAACTCGAACGCGAACTCGATATCTCGCTGACCGCTGGCGGGTCCGGCGACGACGACGAGGAGTGGAGCGGAGGCAGTTCCACCGGCGAGTACACCCTCGGCGACGTGGTGAAGCGAAAGGACTGA
- a CDS encoding CDP-alcohol phosphatidyltransferase family protein — protein sequence MTLDQFRHVADRILDPFVTLSSRLGLTPDAVSVVAFVLAGGAGGAFYLGGDEPVWYLAGAVLVFLNGWLDLLDGALARELGTDSKAGDLLDHVLDRYADIVVISGLAAGLGRYALGLAAVTGVLMTSYLGTQAQAVGLDRVYGGLLGRADRLALVGVTGALAAFVTATPAGLSVVGWLLVVFAVVGHFTALQRFYYSWRALA from the coding sequence ATGACGCTCGACCAGTTCCGCCACGTCGCCGACCGGATACTCGACCCGTTCGTAACGCTGTCGTCCAGGCTCGGTCTGACTCCCGACGCGGTCAGCGTCGTCGCGTTCGTGCTGGCCGGCGGCGCCGGCGGCGCGTTCTACCTCGGGGGCGACGAACCGGTCTGGTATCTCGCCGGAGCGGTGTTAGTGTTCCTGAACGGGTGGCTCGACCTGCTCGACGGCGCGCTGGCGCGCGAACTCGGCACCGACTCGAAGGCGGGCGACCTGCTCGACCACGTGCTGGACCGCTACGCCGACATCGTGGTCATTTCGGGGCTGGCGGCCGGACTCGGCCGGTACGCGCTCGGCCTCGCCGCGGTAACCGGCGTGCTGATGACCTCGTATCTGGGCACGCAGGCCCAAGCCGTCGGACTGGACCGGGTGTACGGCGGCCTGCTCGGCCGGGCCGACCGCCTCGCGCTCGTCGGCGTGACGGGGGCGCTCGCGGCGTTCGTGACGGCGACGCCCGCGGGCCTCTCGGTGGTCGGGTGGTTGCTCGTCGTCTTCGCCGTCGTCGGCCACTTCACCGCCCTCCAGCGGTTCTACTACTCGTGGCGGGCGCTGGCGTAA
- a CDS encoding adenylate kinase family protein — MRVAVTGTPGTGKTSAVEALETELEVVHLNDLIRDEDLWEERDEERDSLVADLDAIAERLDGCEDLLVESHLAHHLDADRVVVLRCHPEELERRLTERGESEAKAEENAESEALDVILSEAVNAHGVENVYEIETTDRDPDEVAEEIRAVVAGEREPSAGDVSYIEYI; from the coding sequence GTGAGGGTCGCAGTGACGGGGACGCCCGGTACCGGGAAAACGTCGGCGGTGGAGGCGCTGGAGACTGAACTGGAGGTCGTCCACCTCAACGACCTGATTCGAGACGAGGACCTCTGGGAGGAGCGCGACGAGGAGCGCGACAGCCTCGTGGCGGACCTCGACGCCATCGCGGAGCGACTCGACGGGTGCGAGGACCTCCTCGTGGAGTCGCACCTCGCGCACCACCTCGACGCCGACCGTGTGGTCGTCCTGCGCTGTCACCCCGAGGAACTGGAGCGCCGGCTCACCGAGCGCGGCGAGTCCGAGGCGAAAGCGGAGGAAAACGCCGAGAGCGAGGCCCTCGACGTGATTCTCTCGGAGGCGGTGAACGCCCACGGCGTTGAGAACGTCTACGAGATCGAGACGACCGACCGCGACCCCGACGAGGTGGCCGAAGAGATTCGGGCCGTCGTCGCGGGCGAGCGAGAACCAAGCGCGGGCGACGTCTCGTACATCGAGTACATATGA
- the hisC gene encoding histidinol-phosphate transaminase, with product MEPRDLSSHTVYQAGRGIEEVARELGLDPDDLVKLASNENPFGPSPAAVAAIEDAAGSAHSYPKASHADLTEKLADEWGVAPEQVWLGNGGDGVLDYLARAMLEPGDEVLVPEPGFAYYGMSARFHHGEVAEYHLSKDDDFALNSETVLSDYDGQRIVYLTSPHNPTGKRFELDAIEEIADETGDDALVLVDEAYGEFHDGPSAVELLETRDDVAVLRTFSKVYGLAGVRLGYGVVPEEWADAYARVNTPFAASEVACRAGLAALDDDDHAERTVETAAWSREYMYEDVDAHTWESHANFVLAEVGDAAGVADELQRRGIIVRDCTSFGLPECVRITCGTKDETRRAVSELNEVLSS from the coding sequence ATGGAACCACGGGACCTCTCTTCGCACACCGTGTATCAGGCCGGGCGGGGCATCGAGGAGGTCGCCCGCGAACTCGGGTTGGACCCCGACGACCTCGTGAAACTCGCGTCGAACGAGAACCCGTTCGGCCCGAGTCCGGCCGCGGTCGCGGCCATCGAGGACGCCGCGGGGTCGGCCCACTCCTATCCGAAGGCCTCCCACGCCGACCTCACGGAGAAACTGGCCGACGAGTGGGGCGTCGCGCCCGAACAGGTCTGGCTCGGGAACGGCGGCGACGGCGTGCTGGACTATCTGGCCCGCGCGATGCTCGAACCGGGCGACGAGGTGCTGGTACCCGAACCGGGCTTCGCCTACTACGGGATGAGCGCGCGCTTCCACCACGGCGAGGTCGCGGAGTATCATCTCTCGAAGGACGACGACTTCGCGCTGAACAGCGAGACCGTCCTGTCGGACTACGACGGCCAGCGCATCGTCTATCTGACGAGTCCGCATAACCCGACCGGCAAGCGCTTCGAGTTGGACGCAATCGAGGAAATCGCCGACGAGACCGGCGACGACGCGCTCGTCCTCGTGGACGAGGCCTACGGCGAGTTCCACGACGGCCCGAGCGCGGTCGAACTCCTCGAAACGCGCGACGACGTGGCGGTCCTCCGGACCTTCTCGAAGGTGTACGGACTCGCGGGCGTCCGTCTCGGCTACGGCGTCGTCCCCGAGGAGTGGGCCGACGCCTACGCTCGCGTGAACACCCCGTTCGCCGCGAGCGAAGTCGCCTGCCGTGCCGGACTCGCCGCGCTGGACGACGACGACCACGCCGAGAGGACCGTCGAGACCGCCGCGTGGTCGCGCGAATACATGTACGAAGACGTGGACGCCCACACGTGGGAGAGCCACGCCAACTTCGTCCTCGCGGAGGTCGGCGACGCCGCTGGCGTCGCCGACGAACTCCAGCGCCGAGGAATCATCGTCCGGGACTGCACGAGTTTCGGCCTGCCCGAGTGCGTCCGCATCACCTGCGGGACGAAAGACGAGACTCGGCGCGCTGTCTCGGAACTCAACGAGGTGCTGTCGTCGTGA
- a CDS encoding NADH-quinone oxidoreductase subunit D: MSEAPERDASGTDADVEAPAKRGVDYDRLEALLGDHVIGRETHLNAEGFVVRPDAVESVLRTLKDEAGFDHLSLLTAQDYEDRYESIYHLTKYDDRTQEVSVVVPTDPENPWNESAASVYKTAEWHEREAYDLVGIEYEGHPDMRRILLPETWQGHPLSSDYAQDKPQVVALQEHVNPLAESQEDSDSDTMFLNIGPHHPATHGVLHLKTVLDGEQVADVEPDIGYLHRCEEQMCQQDNYRYQIMPYPDRWDYTANMPNEWAYARVAEDLADIDVPEYAQVIRTMVTELGRIMGHMLALGTFALDVYGDFTAIFMYTIRDREIVQNILEDLTGQRMMFNYFRLGGVVWDLPEPREEFFDKIRDFLDGLPRRIGEYHDMMTENEIFQKRTVDTGVIDAETAKDYGCTGPVARGSGVDYDLRRDDPYGYYDELDWNVVTEPHGDNYSRVLVRMQEVEESAKIIGQCVDILEDWPEDERTIQSNVPRTLKPEPDTEVYKAVEAAKGEMGVYIRSDGTSKPARFKIRSPCFNNLHALGEMSIGEYVPDLVAALGSLDIVLGSVDR; the protein is encoded by the coding sequence ATGAGCGAAGCGCCCGAGCGCGACGCGTCCGGGACCGACGCCGATGTCGAAGCGCCGGCGAAACGCGGCGTCGATTACGACCGGCTCGAAGCCCTGCTCGGTGACCACGTCATCGGGCGCGAGACCCATCTGAACGCCGAGGGGTTCGTCGTGCGCCCGGACGCCGTCGAGTCGGTCCTCCGGACGCTCAAGGACGAGGCCGGGTTCGACCACCTCTCGCTGTTGACCGCGCAGGACTACGAAGACCGCTACGAGAGCATCTATCACCTCACCAAGTACGACGATCGGACCCAGGAGGTCAGCGTCGTCGTCCCCACCGACCCCGAGAATCCGTGGAACGAGAGCGCGGCGTCGGTGTACAAGACCGCGGAGTGGCACGAGCGCGAGGCCTACGATTTGGTCGGCATCGAGTACGAGGGTCACCCGGACATGCGGCGCATCCTCCTACCCGAGACGTGGCAGGGCCACCCGCTGAGTTCCGACTACGCCCAGGACAAGCCCCAGGTCGTCGCCCTACAGGAACACGTCAACCCGCTCGCCGAGAGCCAAGAGGACAGCGACTCGGACACGATGTTCCTGAACATCGGGCCCCACCACCCCGCGACTCACGGCGTCCTCCACCTGAAGACGGTGCTGGACGGCGAGCAAGTCGCGGACGTGGAACCCGACATCGGCTACCTCCACCGCTGCGAGGAACAGATGTGCCAGCAGGACAACTACCGCTACCAGATAATGCCGTACCCCGACCGGTGGGACTACACCGCGAACATGCCCAACGAGTGGGCCTACGCCCGCGTGGCCGAGGACCTCGCCGACATCGACGTGCCCGAGTACGCCCAGGTCATCCGGACGATGGTGACGGAACTCGGCCGCATCATGGGCCACATGCTGGCGCTCGGCACCTTCGCGCTCGACGTGTACGGCGACTTCACGGCGATCTTCATGTACACCATCCGGGACCGCGAAATCGTCCAGAACATTCTGGAGGACCTGACCGGCCAGCGCATGATGTTCAACTACTTCCGACTGGGCGGCGTGGTCTGGGACCTCCCGGAACCCCGCGAGGAGTTCTTCGACAAGATTCGGGACTTCCTCGACGGCCTGCCCCGGCGCATCGGGGAGTACCACGACATGATGACCGAGAACGAGATCTTCCAGAAGCGGACGGTCGATACCGGCGTCATCGACGCCGAGACCGCGAAAGACTACGGCTGTACGGGACCGGTCGCTCGCGGGTCGGGCGTCGATTACGACCTGCGGCGCGACGACCCCTACGGCTACTACGACGAACTCGACTGGAACGTCGTGACCGAACCCCACGGCGACAACTACTCGCGCGTGCTGGTCCGCATGCAGGAGGTCGAGGAGTCCGCGAAGATAATCGGCCAGTGCGTCGATATTCTGGAGGACTGGCCCGAGGACGAGCGCACGATTCAGTCGAACGTGCCCCGGACGCTCAAGCCCGAGCCCGACACGGAGGTCTACAAGGCGGTCGAGGCCGCGAAGGGCGAGATGGGCGTCTACATTCGTTCGGACGGGACCTCGAAGCCGGCCAGATTCAAGATTCGGAGTCCGTGTTTCAACAACCTGCACGCGCTCGGAGAGATGTCGATAGGCGAGTACGTGCCCGACCTCGTGGCCGCGCTCGGGAGTCTGGACATCGTGCTGGGGTCGGTGGACAGGTAG
- a CDS encoding SHOCT domain-containing protein, translating to MNPPVDASSLPRPLARYTPDSRRWRRRVAGLAAVGAVLSLYAVFAIVSGVKSGIVYNLLALLFAALTLLLPVVATTAVFAPDSGLTRPDDSRGERPVETLKRRYAAGEIDRDEFERRLDDLMAASDDAPDRSDADSVERSAGRRATRDAELDSAGR from the coding sequence ATGAACCCGCCCGTCGATGCCTCCAGTCTTCCGAGACCGCTGGCCAGATACACGCCCGATAGCCGTCGGTGGCGACGACGCGTCGCCGGACTGGCGGCGGTCGGGGCCGTGCTCTCGCTCTACGCGGTGTTCGCTATCGTCTCGGGAGTGAAGAGCGGAATCGTCTACAACCTGCTCGCGCTCCTGTTCGCGGCCCTGACCCTGCTCCTTCCGGTCGTCGCAACGACCGCGGTGTTCGCTCCCGATTCGGGGCTGACTCGACCGGACGACTCGCGCGGCGAGCGTCCGGTCGAGACGCTGAAGCGGCGGTACGCCGCGGGAGAGATTGACCGAGACGAGTTCGAGCGGCGACTCGACGACCTGATGGCGGCGTCCGACGACGCGCCCGACCGGTCCGATGCCGATTCCGTCGAGCGTTCGGCCGGGCGTCGTGCGACCCGTGACGCGGAACTCGACTCGGCTGGACGGTAG
- a CDS encoding TIGR03557 family F420-dependent LLM class oxidoreductase — protein sequence MVELGYTLSSEEHGPTDLVNHAVRAEELGFDFASISDHFHPWIGQQGHAPFAWSTLGGVAAATDDLDVGVGVTCPTVRIHPAILAQATATIATMFEESGQQFYFGVGTGENLNEHVLGDHWPPHHVRLDMLEEAVEVIRKLWTGEMVSHHGDHYTVENAKLFTLPDENPPVCVSAYGDQTASRAADLGDGFWSVGPQDVVETFEDEGGEGPKFSQLTVCYADDEDEAVETAYKWWPNSVLPGQLATELATPQFFEQACQMVEKEDVREADSIVTDPDPQAHVESIREFIDAGYDHVYVHQVGPEQEKAMEFYDENVLPEFR from the coding sequence ATGGTCGAACTCGGCTACACCCTCTCCAGCGAAGAACACGGCCCGACCGACCTCGTGAACCACGCGGTCCGCGCCGAAGAACTCGGCTTCGACTTCGCCTCCATCTCCGACCACTTCCACCCCTGGATAGGCCAGCAGGGGCACGCGCCCTTCGCGTGGTCCACGCTCGGCGGGGTCGCCGCGGCGACCGACGACTTGGACGTGGGCGTCGGCGTGACCTGCCCGACGGTCCGCATCCATCCAGCGATTCTCGCGCAGGCCACGGCGACGATAGCGACGATGTTCGAGGAATCGGGCCAGCAGTTCTACTTCGGCGTCGGGACCGGCGAGAACCTGAACGAACACGTCTTGGGCGACCACTGGCCGCCCCACCACGTCCGCCTCGACATGCTCGAAGAGGCCGTCGAGGTGATTCGGAAGCTCTGGACCGGCGAGATGGTCAGTCACCACGGCGACCACTACACCGTCGAGAACGCGAAGCTGTTCACCCTGCCCGACGAGAATCCGCCGGTCTGCGTCTCGGCGTACGGCGACCAGACCGCGAGCCGCGCCGCGGACCTCGGCGACGGCTTCTGGTCGGTCGGCCCGCAGGACGTGGTCGAGACGTTCGAGGACGAGGGCGGTGAGGGACCGAAGTTCAGCCAGTTGACGGTCTGTTACGCCGACGACGAGGACGAGGCGGTCGAGACCGCCTACAAGTGGTGGCCCAACAGCGTCCTGCCGGGGCAACTCGCCACCGAACTCGCCACGCCGCAGTTCTTCGAGCAGGCCTGCCAGATGGTCGAGAAGGAGGACGTTCGCGAGGCCGACAGCATCGTGACCGACCCCGACCCGCAGGCCCACGTCGAGAGTATTCGGGAGTTCATCGACGCGGGGTACGACCACGTGTACGTCCACCAGGTCGGCCCGGAGCAGGAGAAGGCGATGGAGTTCTACGACGAGAACGTCCTGCCGGAGTTCCGGTGA
- a CDS encoding VOC family protein — MNNDHADTDQADNDHADPDHADPECAGRLHHVELYASDLDASVGFWDWLLGELGYEPKNDWAAGRSWIRDPTYVVLVQADERDHPFDRRAAGLNHLAFHAASREQVDTLTEGVRERDDASLLFEERHPYAGGYYALYCEGPEGIKVEVVAPE, encoded by the coding sequence GTGAACAACGACCACGCAGACACTGACCAGGCAGACAATGACCACGCAGACCCCGACCACGCCGACCCCGAGTGCGCCGGACGGCTTCACCACGTCGAACTGTACGCCTCGGACCTCGACGCCTCCGTCGGATTCTGGGACTGGTTACTGGGCGAACTCGGCTACGAACCGAAGAACGACTGGGCGGCCGGGCGCTCGTGGATACGCGACCCGACATACGTCGTCCTCGTGCAGGCCGACGAGCGCGACCACCCCTTCGACCGGCGGGCCGCCGGACTCAACCACCTCGCCTTTCACGCCGCGTCGCGCGAGCAGGTCGATACCCTCACCGAGGGCGTCCGCGAGCGCGACGACGCAAGTCTGCTCTTCGAGGAGCGACACCCCTACGCCGGCGGCTACTACGCGCTCTACTGCGAGGGCCCGGAGGGAATCAAGGTCGAAGTCGTCGCCCCCGAGTGA